A section of the Triticum dicoccoides isolate Atlit2015 ecotype Zavitan chromosome 7A, WEW_v2.0, whole genome shotgun sequence genome encodes:
- the LOC119327706 gene encoding NADH dehydrogenase [ubiquinone] iron-sulfur protein 3: MLCIILFPERWFSGFGIVTKHPGFYTRFNTRACSRSWIHNSKKCVCSFGSLLVASLSLLPLHSHAFLGRTNPTGDFRQVFLLRARSGTKIKLSLFSFMDNQSIFQYSWEILPKKWVHKMKRSEHGNRSYTNTDYPFPLLCFLKWHTYTRVQVSIDICGVDHPSRKRRFEVVHNLLSTRYNSRIRVQTSADEVTRISPVVSLFPSAGRWEREVWDMSGVSSINHPDLRRISTDYGFEGHPLRKDFPLSGYVEVRYDDPEKRVVSEPIEMTQEFRYFDFASPWEQRSDG, translated from the coding sequence ATGCTCTGTATAATACTTTTCCCCGAGCGATGGTTTAGCGGATTCGGAATTGTAACCAAGCATCCTGGGTTCTATACCCGATTCAACACTAGAGCATGCAGCCGATCCTGGATACATAACTCTAAAAAGTGTGTGTGCAGTTTTGGATCTTTATTGGTAGCCAGTCTTTCACTTCTGCCTCTCCACTCCCATGCCTTTCTTGGTCGGACCAACCCAACCGGCGATTTCCGACAAGTCTTTCTGCTTAGAGCAAGAAGCGGAACCAAAATAAAGCTTTCTTTATTTTCATTTATGGATAACCAATCCATTTTCCAATATAGTTGGGAGATTTTACCCAAGAAATGGGTACATAAAATGAAAAGATCGGAACATGGGAATAGATCTTATACCAATACTGACTACCCATTTCCATTGTTGTGCTTTCTAAAATGGCATACCTATACAAGGGTTCAAGTTTCGATCGATATTTGCGGAGTGGATCATCCCTCTCGAAAACGAAGATTTGAAGTTGTCCATAATTTACTGAGTACTCGGTATAACTCACGCATTCGTGTACAAACAAGTGCAGACGAAGTAACACGAATATCTCCGGTAGTCAGTCTATTTCCATCAGCCGGCCGGTGGGAGCGAGAAGTATGGGATATGTCTGGTGTTTCTTCCATCAATCATCCGGATTTACGCCGTATATCAACAGATTATGGTTTCGAGGGTCATCCATTACGAAAAGACTTTCCCCTGAGTGGATATGTGGAAGTACGCTATGATGATCCAGAGAAACGtgtggtttctgaacccattgagaTGACCCAAGAATTTCGCTATTTCGATTTTGCTAGTCCTTGGGAACAGCGTAGCGATGGATAA
- the LOC119329684 gene encoding 30S ribosomal protein S7, chloroplastic-like yields MSRRGTAEKRTAKSDPIFRNRLVNMVVNRIMKDGKKSLAHQILYRAVKKIQQKTETNPLLVLRQAIRRVTPNIGVKTRRNKKGSTRKVPIEIGSKQGRALAIRWLLEASQKRPGRNMAFKLSSELVDAAKGSGGAIRKKEATHRMAEANRALAHFR; encoded by the coding sequence ATGTCACGTCGAGGTACTGCAGAAAAAAGAACTGCAAAATCCGATCCAATTTTTCGTAATCGATTAGTTAACATGGTGGTTAACCGTATTATGAAAGACGGAAAAAAATCATTGGCTCATCAAATTCTCTATCGAGCCGTGAAAAAGATTCAACAAAAGACAGAAACAAATCCACTATTGGTTTTACGTCAAGCaatacgtagagtaactcccaatatAGGAGTAAAAACAAGACGTAATAAAAAAGGATCGACGCGGAAAGTTCCGATTGAAATAGGATCtaaacaaggaagagcacttgcCATTCGTTGGTTATTAGAAGCATCCCAAAAGCGTCCGGGTCGAAATATGGCTTTCAAATTAAGTTCCGAATTAGTAGATGCTGCCAAAGGGAGTGGGGGTGCCATACGCAAAAAGGAAGCGACTCATAGAATGGCAGAGGCAAATAGAGCTCTTGCACATTTTCGTTAA